One Pseudalkalibacillus hwajinpoensis genomic window carries:
- a CDS encoding helix-turn-helix domain-containing protein yields MNNENYLTTIQVAEELDVAVETVYSWIKKKELVPVHEDWRIDNTKLFRKEDVQTLKDSRKKPGYTSGDIANKLDMPLPTVKSYLNKGIIKSFKQVYRGLERYFVTEEELEKFIESKLYIEYKDAKQFYVVEDKEYKYFLYQRLIHPSNGAARITKIDGSQVLITTEDGEVLPISEAEKSGYEIEHPIELKKYIGGKKGYATFSFTKPRHISSPIYALIELLYQYLGPRNIKVSHTDSDIVVKVKPILLPLNEVEHSKEVSLLESNLVEGKIINRNEDVYIDSDLKPVPIYLTSNKKQELMNQAKEHNTSLEAYLRELIEIGEEYK; encoded by the coding sequence GTGTACAGCTGGATTAAGAAAAAGGAGCTTGTACCTGTTCATGAAGATTGGCGGATCGATAATACTAAGCTCTTCAGAAAAGAAGATGTTCAAACTCTTAAAGATAGCCGTAAGAAACCAGGTTATACATCAGGAGATATAGCAAATAAGTTAGACATGCCTTTGCCTACGGTCAAATCTTATCTCAACAAAGGGATTATAAAGTCGTTCAAACAAGTTTACAGAGGGCTAGAACGATATTTTGTAACGGAGGAAGAACTAGAAAAATTTATTGAAAGTAAGTTATATATCGAATACAAAGATGCAAAGCAGTTTTATGTGGTAGAGGACAAAGAGTATAAGTACTTTCTCTATCAACGATTAATTCATCCTAGCAATGGGGCTGCGCGAATTACCAAAATTGACGGAAGTCAGGTTTTAATAACTACTGAAGATGGAGAAGTATTGCCTATATCTGAAGCAGAAAAATCTGGTTATGAAATTGAACATCCAATTGAACTTAAGAAATACATCGGTGGCAAGAAAGGTTATGCCACGTTTTCCTTCACTAAACCAAGACACATCTCATCTCCAATTTACGCATTAATTGAACTTCTTTATCAGTATCTGGGACCAAGAAACATTAAAGTAAGTCATACTGATTCAGATATAGTAGTGAAAGTTAAGCCTATCTTGCTTCCATTAAATGAAGTAGAACATTCGAAAGAAGTATCATTATTAGAGAGTAATTTAGTTGAGGGAAAAATCATTAATCGAAATGAAGATGTCTATATAGACAGTGATTTAAAACCTGTTCCTATCTATTTGACTTCTAATAAGAAACAAGAATTAATGAATCAGGCTAAAGAACACAACACTTCATTAGAAGCATACTTAAGGGAATTGATTGAAATAGGTGAAGAATACAAATGA